A single Antechinus flavipes isolate AdamAnt ecotype Samford, QLD, Australia chromosome 5, AdamAnt_v2, whole genome shotgun sequence DNA region contains:
- the ENKUR gene encoding enkurin, giving the protein MDSLCPPESIYNLIPCDTKIPPKPARYVSMFKSTVKNELQKGKAAWKTMGPAKVAVPSPKDFLQKPTKAPKPPPSEKKLDKIPPKKPPVPLRTDHPIMGIQSGKNFINTNAADVIMGVAKKPKPIYVDRRTGDRHGLELSGLVPKYINKKDYGTIPEYICKRNEEVKKMQEEYDNYVQANLKKAAMKRLSDEERESVLQGLKKNWEEVHREFQSLSVFIDSLPKKIRKQKLEAEMKQLEHDIGVIEKHKVIYIANK; this is encoded by the exons ATATGTATCAATGTTTAAGTCAACCGTGAAAAATGAATTACAAAAAGGGAAAGCTGCATGGAAAACCATGGGGCCAGCAAAAGTTGCGGTACCTTCCCCAAAAGACTTTCTGCAGAAACCTACAAAAGCACCAAAGCCACCACCCA GTGAAAAAAAGCTCGATAAGATTCCACCAAAAAAACCTCCTGTGCCACTGAGGACTGATCATCCAATTATGGGAATTCAAagtggaaaaaacttcataaACACAAATGCAGCTGATGTCATTATGGGGGTGGCCAAGAAGCCTAAACCCATTTATGTTGACAGAAGAACTGGAGACAGACATGGCCTGGAACTTTCAGGACTTGTTCCAAAATACATCAACAAAAAG GATTATGGTACTATTCCTGAATATATATGTAAACGAaatgaagaagtgaaaaaaatgcaagaagaATATGATAACTATGTGCAGGCAAATCTGAAGAAGGCAGCCATGAAGCGTCTCTCTGATGAGGAGAGGGAGTCAGTGCTTCAA GGCctgaaaaaaaactgggaagaggTACATAGGGAATTCCAATCCCTTTCTGTATTTATCGACTCCCTACCAAAAAAGATCCGCAAGCAAAAACTGGAAGCAGAGATGAAACAACTGGAACATGACATTGGTGTAATTGAAAAGCATAAAGTCATATATATTGCCAATAAGTAA